GTACGGATCCCCGCCAAGTGCTGGATGTTTACCTGCCGCCAGGAGAGCAAAGCGAGCGGCCCGCGTTGATTTTCGTTCATGGCGGCGCCTTTACGGAAGGCAACCGCGATCGCAATGGCGAGATCTACGCCAACGTTCCATACTATTTCGCCAATAACGGGGTGGTGGGAATCAACGCCGAATATCGGCTGGCGCCGCAGGCCTGCTACCCCGAGGGTAGCCGCGATGCCGGCGCGATGGTGGCCTGGGTGCGAGCCAATGCCGAAGGGTTGGGTGTTGATCCTCAGCGTATCTTTCTGATGGGTCATTCCGCGGGCGGCGCCCACGTCGCCACCTACGCTTACGAGCGGCGGCTCCATCCGGAGCAGGGGCCGGGAATCGCCGGGGTGATCATCGTGAGCGGACGGGTGCGGGCCGACAATCTGCCCGAAAATCCCAATGCTCGGCGGGTGGAAGCATATTACGGCAGCGACCCCAGCCGCTATGACGAGCGGTCGCCGGTAAGCCACGTCGACAAAGACAGCGTTCCAACTCTGATCGCTTTTGCCGAGTATGAAAACCCTCTGCTCGATGTGTACTGCCTGGAGCTGGCTCATCGGCTGGCTCTACTCAAGCGGCGCGCGCCTCGTGTGGTCTATCTAGCCGGTCACAACCACGCTTCAATCGTGGCCCATTTCAACACCGCCGAGGAACGGCTGGGCCGGGCAATTTTGGAGTTCATCGAACGGCCGCATTAGAAACAGGCGCCGCGCTGGGGGCGCCGGAGAATAGCTGTCATGATCGTCCGCGCCGAAGAAGATGGAACTTTGGTACTCATCAGCCAGACCGATCATTCGCAGATGGTTGGCGAATTTGCCGCGCACTGGGGCAATCAACGCTACGCTCAGCCTCGTCCCTACGAGCCCGTGGTGCGCGCCGCGATTTATCACGACTATGGCTGGCTCAGTTATGAAACCGCACCCAAGCTGGATCCGGCCAGCGGTCGTCCGAGTAGTTTCATGCAAGCCGGTCCGCCACTTAGCTCCTACGGCTGGATTGCCGATTGGATGAAAAGCATCGACCGCTATTCGGCCCTGCTCATCAGCATGCACCGTACCGGCTTGTGGCAGCGACGCTACGGCGTGATGAGCCATCCCGACGGTCCCAATCCACGCAGCCTCTCACCCGAGATCGCTGGCTTTATCGAGACCAGCGAGGCCTGGCAGCGCCAAGAACGGCAGGCCGTCGACCAGGCCGTGCTGGATGTCAACTACCGCCTGCTGCAGGTCTGGGACCTTCTGGGCTTGTATTTTTGTTGCGCCCCGCCACGTGCTGATTTTATCGATCCCGTGCCTCTGGATTATTCCAGCGCAGGGGTCCGCATGACCATGACCCCAGCGGGCGCCAATCGGGTCGCTTTCGATCCCTATCCTTTCGACCTGCGCCCGCTGCGAGTGCAGGTGCGCGCGCGGCGGCTGGCGGCGCCGACCTATGCCGACGAGGCCGAGTTACGCAAGGCCTATTTTCAGGCTCCTCACCAGCTCTTGGAGTTCGAGCTTTCTTGATCGCGCTTGGCGTCAAGCCCGCTCGGCACTAGACTCGTATTGATACGGCAACGAAATATTAAAGGGAGAAGACCCGCATGCTGACCCCCGAACACAACGACTTGCTGACTCGAGTTGGCCCGGGTACCCCGATGGGCGAGATGCTGCGGGAGTATTGGGCACCGGTTTTGCGCAGCCAGGCCTTGGAGGCGGACGGCGCGCCGGTACGGGTGCGCCTGCTGGGCGAGAATTTTGTCGCCTTTCGCTCGACCGACGGCCGGGTGGGTTTTTTCGACGAAGGCTGTCCTCATCGCTGCACCTCGCTGGCACTGGCACGCAACGAAGATAACGCCCTGACCTGCATCTTCCACGGCTGGAAAATCGACGTCTCGGGCAAGGTGGTCGAGGTACCCTCCGAGCCGCCCGAGCGACGCGCCGAGTTCGCCGCCAAGGTGCGGGTGCGCCATTATCCGGTGCGCGAGGCCGGCACCCTGGTCTGGGTCTACCTGGGCAAACGCGAGCAACCCCCGGAATTCCCGCGCTTGGAGTTCACCCAGCTTCCCGCAAGCCATATCGACGTCCACCGCGGGGTGGTCCACTACAACTGGCTGCAAGGGCTGGAGGCCCACATCGACTCGGCCCATCTGGGAATTCTCCATCGCAGCTTCATCAGCAAGCAGACCGCGATTCGCGGCAAAATCGACGATATCGCGATGGCAGCAACCGACAACGGCCCGCGCTTCGAGCTGGACGTCACGCCCTACGGGCTACGTGAAGCCGCGCTGCGCCAGATGAAAGACGGCAGCATGTACGCGCGCATCCGCGACATCGTGCTGCCCTACTTCACCTTCATCCCGTTCAACCGCTATGCCCCCTGCCAGGGGCGCGCCAGCGTGCCGATCGACGACGAATGGAACGCCGAGTTCTACCTCATCTACGATCCTTACAAGCCGTTGGACCCCGAGGTGCCAGCTGTCGCCTACGCCGGTTCATCGGGCGATCCTGATAACTTCTCCGCCAACTTGGGCGACTTCGACAACCTATGGCATCAGGACCGGCGCAGCATGAAGGAGGGACATTGGAGCGGCTTGGGACGCAACGTCCCCTTCGAGGACTTCACGGTGGAGGCTTCGATGGGCTCGCGGCTGGATCGCTCGCGCGAGTATCTGGGCTCCAGCGACACTATCATCATTCGCGCCCGCCGGCTGCTGCTCGACGCGGTGCGGGCTTTCGCCGAAGGCAAGCAAGTCCCTTGGCAAAGCGGCATCGATTTCAGCCGCATCCGCTCGCTGGCGATCAGCTATCCCGCCAGCGATAGCTGGCGCAGCCTGGATACCATCGGCGCCTATACTCAGCCCGAGGCCTGAACCCGACTAAAAGCCGGTGGCAATTCACGCTATTCGCGACCGGCTTTTGGTCCACGCATCCCCGCTCCCGGCTGCCGTGCCAACGCGAGCCGGCGGTAAGGTTACAGAATCATGTTACCGCTGGACGATGAGCTACCCGAGCCCACGGTTATCGTCCCCAGGGCCACCGGGAGGTTAGCAACCGAACCGGAGCTTATCGCCAGCGCATTGACGCTCTGCGTGGAAGTGATTCCCGAGCCACTGCCATTGCCGAACAGGCTGACGTTGCCACATCCCAGTTGTGTCGCCGCCATGACCGCACCCGCCGCGAGCACCACCAAGTGGCGTCGTTGAAGTTTGCCGCCGGCGATCAGCAAGCCCAACAACAGCAGCGCCATCATCCAGTTCGGCAATTGCCCCAGGCCGCGCGGCCAGATGCCCAGGCTAGCGCCGCCGGTGTCCAGTATTACCGAACTCCCCGCGGTCGAGGTGGCACCGGGGCTGGGCGAGGGCAAGGTGCTGGTCGCGGTTCCACTCAGGATAAAGCTGCCCGTGCCCCCGGGTAATATCGCGGTGAAGCTGAAATTGGCGTGGCTGCTGCTGCTAATCGGCGAAAGGTTCACCGCTTGGGTTGTCCCGTTGACCGTGCCAGTCAGGGTCAGGGTGCTGAAGGCACTGGGGTTACTAACCCCAATCGTGACGCCGGTGATCAGGTTCTCCACCGAAGAATTGTTGGTGACGATGAAGGTACCCAGGTTGGAAATCCCGGCTCCGGGAGAATAGCTGCCATTACCAGGCGAGGTAACGCTGACTACCAACTGCGCCGAGGCGGCTTGGGCCAACCCGAGCAGGCCCACGACCAATAGCATGATCAGGTAAAGCTTGGCTTGCTTCTTCACTACGCTCTCCTTGATGCGCCAGCCTCGTCGCCCCGCCCAGCGGTTATCTAACCCTCGCTTGGCCGGTATGATGGCATTCGGGTTTGCGCCTGGCATTATGCCACAACCTGGGCGGCGGCGCTCAACCCCCCGGTCGCAAGCGCGGAGAACAGGCCAAGCTTGGAATTATTTTGGAGACTATTGCGGCTTCTTTCCGACAAGCGTTGCCTCGCCCTGACGCGATGGCTAGTATCGTCGCGCGGGGTGGAGCAGTCAGGTAGCTCGCCGGGCTCATAACCCGGAGGTCGAAGGTTCAAATCCTTCCCCCGCAACCAAAATCCCCTATCCATCCCCATTCTTTTTTAAACCCCGGCACGGGCACATCGCGGCTTGCAAGCGGCCGGCTACATCAGCGGTGCCGTGGCTGGCGGAGCCTACGTGCTCTACGATGGCCTGGAGCCGATCGAGAAGAAGTAGTACGGCGTACTCGGCCGGACTGGAGCAGGCAATGGCCGTTACAATCCGTCGCCGGTCCACTGCTCTCCATAGCTGACGCTTTCCTATTTTAAGCCGCTGGCCCTCGGTTTCAGCAAGACACCGGCCAACTCATCTTCGGCCTCCAAGGCAGTCCGCCATCGCGCCCACGACAACGGCTTGAAGCGCGCGGCGCGGGTCCCCCTGAAGTCCGCGCCGCGTTGTCGTTTTAGGCCGTGCTCGGCACGCCCATTTGCATTTGCTTACGATCTGAATGAAGCTCGGCCTGTAGCCCGAGTAGGAGCACTCGCTTGAAGTCCCTGCCGGCCATGGAGGCGCCTGTCGATGCTGACACGCGAGGAGAACGAATTGCTGTGCCGGGTCGGGCCCGGCTCCGTGATGGGGGATTTTCTGCGCGAGTACTGGGTACCGGCGCTGCGCGCCGATTCCCTGCAGGCCGACGGCGCGCCCAAGCGGGTGCGGCTGATGGGCGAGAACTTCGTCGCCTTTCGCTCAACCGACGGCCGGGTCGGCCTGTTCGACGAGGGCTGTCCCCATCGATGCACCTCGCTAGCCCTGGCGCGCAACGAAGACAACGCCCTGACCTGCATCTTTCATGGCTGGAAGATCGACGTCTCCGGCCGCGTGGTCGAGGTGCCCTCCGAGCCGCCCGAGCGACGGGCCGAATTCGCCGCCAAGGTGCGCGTGCGTCATTTTCCCGTGCGAGAGGCGGGCGGAATCGTCTGGACTTATCTGGGTAGGCGCCAGCAACCGCCACCGTTCTACAACTTCGAGTTCAATCTGCTGCCCGCCGAACATGTGATGGCATGGCGAGCACTGTTGCATTGCAACTGGTTCCAGGGAATGGAAGCGGTGCTGGATTCGGCCCACGTCGGCTTCCTGCATCGGGCCTGGCTCAAGGCTCAAGCCGACGGCGGCGGACGCGCGGCTCTCAACAGCCCGACCTATGAATTGATCGAGCGCCCCTACGGCTTTCGCGAGGGCGCCCTGCGCGACCTGCGCGATGGCACCTATTATGCACGCATCCGCGAGGTGGTCCTGCCCTTCTATTCGTTTATTCCCAACGATCGGCCGATGCCCTGCCTGATGATCTGCGCGATCCCAGTCGACGACGAATGGAATGCGCAGTGGTACGTATGGTACGAGCCGGATCGGCCGATGGATCGGGCCGAGCAGATGAAATGGATGGGCGGCGTGGCACAGGACCGCGACAACTTCTGCAGCGACATGGGCGGCTTCGACAACCTGTGGCATCAGGATCGCGAGGCGATGCGCGAGGGGCATTGGACCGGCCTGACCCAGTGCTTTCAGTACGAGGATTTCGTAGTGGAGGAATCGATGGGCCCAATTGTCAATCGCAGCCGCGAGTACCTGGGCATGAGCGACGCGATCATCCTGCGCGTGCGGCGCCAAATGATGCAGGCGGCGCGCGAGTTCCGCAAGTCGGGCCAGCTGGCCTTCGGCAACGCCGAGGCGATCGACTACTCCACCGTGCGCGCCCTGGCGGTGCGCGAGCGGGCCGAAATCAACTGGCGCGAGATCGACTCTTTTGCGCCGCGCTACTGGGAGGGATGGCGCCAGCGGGCGGCGGCTAGCTGACCGCCGTGCGGTTGAATCCCCGCAGCCCGTGGGTAACAATCCCGGGCCGAGGCACCGGCGGCAAGCCTGAGGAGCGCAACTGTGCTAACTCGTGAACAGAATGAACTGCTATGCCGCGTAAGCGGCGGCGCGCCGATGGGCGAGTTGCTGCGGGAGTTCTGGATACCGGCGGTTCGCGCCGACGCCCTTAAGGCCGACGGCGCCCCGGTGCGCTTGCGGTTTATGGGCGAGAACTTCGTCGCCTTCCGCGCAACTGACGGCCGCGTCGGCTTCTTCGACGAGGCCTGCCCCCATCGCTGCACCTCGCTGGCCCTGGCGCGCAACGAAGACAACGCCCTGACCTGCATCTTCCACGGCTGGAAGATCGACGTAACCGGCAAAGTAGTCGAAGTGCCCTCAGAGCCCGTCGAACGGCGCGCCGAATTCGCGGCCAAGGTGCGGGTGCGCCATTACCCGACGCGCGAGGCCGGGGGAGCGGTCTGGGTCTATCTGGGACGGCGGCAGGCGCCGCCCTTCTATAATTTCGAGTTCAATCTGCTGCCCAGCTCTCACGTGCGGGCAGTGCGCGCACTAGTCCACTGCAACTGGCTGCAAGGACTGGAAGGACTGTTGGACTCGGCCCATTTCGGCATTCTCCACCAAAGCTTCGTCGCCCAGCGCGCCAGCGACGATCGCTTTTCGACCCACGATCAAGGACCGGTATTCAAGCTGATGGCGCAACCCTATGGGTTGCGCGAGGGGGCGCTGCGCAAGGTCGAGGAGGACGTCAACTACCTGCGGATCCGCGAAGTGGTGATGCCCTTCTACTCCTTCATCCCGTTTGACCGGCCACCCTGGCAGATGATTTGCGTGATTCCGATCGACGACGAATGGAGCGCGCAGTGGGTCTTTCGCTACGACCATTTGAAGCCGATCGACGACGACGACCAGGAGCGCTGGTTGCGCCTGCGCGGAACGCAAGACAGCGACAATTTCTGCGCCGGGATGATTGACTGGCGCAATCCCAGCTTTCAGGATCGGCGGGCGATGAAGGAAGGCCATTGGAGCGGGCTTAAGAAATTCTTTTACGAGGATTTCGCCGCCCAGGTTTCGATGGGGTTGATGGCCGACCGCACTCGCGAGTATCTGGGCTCCAGCGACAGTATCATCACCCACGCACGCCAATTGCTGCTGCGCGCCCTGCGCGATCATGCACGCGGCGCGCCGTCGTTCGGCC
This DNA window, taken from Candidatus Binataceae bacterium, encodes the following:
- a CDS encoding alpha/beta hydrolase — protein: MSTPPPIPLKVWTLMAEVGPHWAQSHSQHIQQVMDAFAPVLEQAPKEGITVRRDRAYGTDPRQVLDVYLPPGEQSERPALIFVHGGAFTEGNRDRNGEIYANVPYYFANNGVVGINAEYRLAPQACYPEGSRDAGAMVAWVRANAEGLGVDPQRIFLMGHSAGGAHVATYAYERRLHPEQGPGIAGVIIVSGRVRADNLPENPNARRVEAYYGSDPSRYDERSPVSHVDKDSVPTLIAFAEYENPLLDVYCLELAHRLALLKRRAPRVVYLAGHNHASIVAHFNTAEERLGRAILEFIERPH
- a CDS encoding DUF3891 family protein; protein product: MIVRAEEDGTLVLISQTDHSQMVGEFAAHWGNQRYAQPRPYEPVVRAAIYHDYGWLSYETAPKLDPASGRPSSFMQAGPPLSSYGWIADWMKSIDRYSALLISMHRTGLWQRRYGVMSHPDGPNPRSLSPEIAGFIETSEAWQRQERQAVDQAVLDVNYRLLQVWDLLGLYFCCAPPRADFIDPVPLDYSSAGVRMTMTPAGANRVAFDPYPFDLRPLRVQVRARRLAAPTYADEAELRKAYFQAPHQLLEFELS
- a CDS encoding Rieske 2Fe-2S domain-containing protein, translating into MLTPEHNDLLTRVGPGTPMGEMLREYWAPVLRSQALEADGAPVRVRLLGENFVAFRSTDGRVGFFDEGCPHRCTSLALARNEDNALTCIFHGWKIDVSGKVVEVPSEPPERRAEFAAKVRVRHYPVREAGTLVWVYLGKREQPPEFPRLEFTQLPASHIDVHRGVVHYNWLQGLEAHIDSAHLGILHRSFISKQTAIRGKIDDIAMAATDNGPRFELDVTPYGLREAALRQMKDGSMYARIRDIVLPYFTFIPFNRYAPCQGRASVPIDDEWNAEFYLIYDPYKPLDPEVPAVAYAGSSGDPDNFSANLGDFDNLWHQDRRSMKEGHWSGLGRNVPFEDFTVEASMGSRLDRSREYLGSSDTIIIRARRLLLDAVRAFAEGKQVPWQSGIDFSRIRSLAISYPASDSWRSLDTIGAYTQPEA
- a CDS encoding Rieske 2Fe-2S domain-containing protein — protein: MLTREENELLCRVGPGSVMGDFLREYWVPALRADSLQADGAPKRVRLMGENFVAFRSTDGRVGLFDEGCPHRCTSLALARNEDNALTCIFHGWKIDVSGRVVEVPSEPPERRAEFAAKVRVRHFPVREAGGIVWTYLGRRQQPPPFYNFEFNLLPAEHVMAWRALLHCNWFQGMEAVLDSAHVGFLHRAWLKAQADGGGRAALNSPTYELIERPYGFREGALRDLRDGTYYARIREVVLPFYSFIPNDRPMPCLMICAIPVDDEWNAQWYVWYEPDRPMDRAEQMKWMGGVAQDRDNFCSDMGGFDNLWHQDREAMREGHWTGLTQCFQYEDFVVEESMGPIVNRSREYLGMSDAIILRVRRQMMQAAREFRKSGQLAFGNAEAIDYSTVRALAVRERAEINWREIDSFAPRYWEGWRQRAAAS
- a CDS encoding Rieske 2Fe-2S domain-containing protein, whose protein sequence is MLTREQNELLCRVSGGAPMGELLREFWIPAVRADALKADGAPVRLRFMGENFVAFRATDGRVGFFDEACPHRCTSLALARNEDNALTCIFHGWKIDVTGKVVEVPSEPVERRAEFAAKVRVRHYPTREAGGAVWVYLGRRQAPPFYNFEFNLLPSSHVRAVRALVHCNWLQGLEGLLDSAHFGILHQSFVAQRASDDRFSTHDQGPVFKLMAQPYGLREGALRKVEEDVNYLRIREVVMPFYSFIPFDRPPWQMICVIPIDDEWSAQWVFRYDHLKPIDDDDQERWLRLRGTQDSDNFCAGMIDWRNPSFQDRRAMKEGHWSGLKKFFYEDFAAQVSMGLMADRTREYLGSSDSIITHARQLLLRALRDHARGAPSFGQDRELDYSRLRAVSIRYRGNLDWRSIDPLNLPPPEG